One window of Cryptobacterium curtum DSM 15641 genomic DNA carries:
- the lexA gene encoding transcriptional repressor LexA yields MNDLTKRQQQVLSCIEEFIEEKGYGPTVREVCNKLGLRSPSTVHVHLRALEEKGLINRDPLKSRSITLTGAAAESMGQPSALVDTPYNVVTLPLVGDVAAGEPILAEENITDHISLPTEIVGDAASFLLSVHGESMIEAGINDGDYLVVKEQPTAVNGEIVVALIDDGATVKRFYREADHIRLQPENSSMEPIIVRDCTIVGKVVALFRPIR; encoded by the coding sequence ATGAACGATCTGACAAAACGCCAGCAACAGGTACTTTCTTGCATTGAAGAATTTATTGAAGAAAAGGGATACGGTCCAACCGTGCGCGAGGTCTGCAATAAATTAGGCCTGCGCTCCCCTTCTACCGTTCATGTGCATCTTCGTGCTCTCGAAGAAAAGGGGCTTATTAATCGTGATCCGCTGAAATCGCGCTCTATTACCCTCACAGGTGCTGCTGCGGAATCTATGGGACAACCTTCTGCGCTGGTCGACACCCCCTACAACGTTGTTACGTTGCCCTTAGTGGGCGATGTAGCTGCAGGAGAACCGATACTAGCTGAAGAAAACATTACCGATCATATTTCACTTCCAACGGAAATTGTCGGCGATGCTGCTTCATTTCTTCTTTCCGTTCACGGCGAATCAATGATTGAAGCCGGTATCAATGACGGCGATTATCTTGTAGTAAAGGAACAACCCACCGCAGTAAATGGCGAAATTGTTGTTGCACTTATCGATGACGGCGCCACCGTTAAACGCTTCTATCGCGAGGCAGACCATATACGGCTTCAGCCTGAAAATTCATCGATGGAACCGATTATTGTTCGGGATTGCACGATTGTCGGCAAGGTTGTGGCACTCTTCAGACCGATACGCTAA
- the miaA gene encoding tRNA (adenosine(37)-N6)-dimethylallyltransferase MiaA translates to MTQNTLASHRPHPLVICGPTASGKTDLAQAVAQAISGAVLSADSMQVYRGMDIGTGKLPPAERVVDHYGFDLVDPGEPFSAAIFQTYGRSIIDELAQENRPCVLCGGTGFYIRAVIDNYTFPAGEQVNNPIRDTYLALWQAEGSQALWQRLFVRDPDSARVIHPHDTKRVIRAFELLDQGTSYAYQRQKLATIDEFYTATHIGIAIDPDVLRQRIDQRVDTMIEAGLVDEVSGLLDAGFRSGITAPQAIGYKEIVAFLDGLCTLDEAIEKIKTATKQYAKRQRTWFRKDTRIHWIDGTNRAVSDILAQALAICTV, encoded by the coding sequence GTGACTCAAAACACGCTTGCATCGCACAGACCGCATCCTCTGGTCATCTGCGGTCCAACTGCTTCAGGTAAAACTGATCTTGCACAGGCGGTGGCACAAGCTATTTCAGGAGCGGTCTTAAGCGCCGATAGCATGCAGGTGTATCGCGGTATGGATATTGGAACAGGAAAGTTACCGCCAGCCGAACGTGTTGTTGATCATTATGGATTTGACCTTGTTGATCCTGGTGAGCCGTTTTCAGCTGCTATATTTCAGACCTATGGCCGGTCCATTATCGATGAACTTGCGCAAGAAAATCGCCCCTGTGTACTGTGTGGTGGGACTGGTTTTTATATTCGTGCCGTTATTGATAACTATACCTTTCCCGCGGGTGAGCAAGTTAATAATCCAATACGTGATACGTATCTGGCGCTATGGCAGGCAGAAGGCAGTCAAGCATTGTGGCAACGTCTTTTTGTGCGCGATCCCGATTCGGCGCGGGTCATTCATCCACATGATACAAAGCGCGTTATCCGCGCATTTGAATTGCTTGATCAGGGTACGTCGTATGCGTATCAGCGGCAAAAACTTGCAACCATTGATGAATTTTATACAGCAACCCATATTGGTATTGCTATTGATCCTGATGTTCTGCGACAGCGCATTGATCAGCGGGTCGATACGATGATAGAAGCAGGTCTTGTTGATGAGGTGTCTGGGCTGCTTGATGCCGGTTTTCGCAGTGGTATTACTGCTCCTCAGGCAATTGGCTATAAAGAAATAGTGGCCTTTCTTGATGGACTCTGTACGCTTGATGAGGCTATTGAAAAGATTAAAACAGCGACAAAGCAATATGCCAAACGGCAACGCACCTGGTTTCGCAAAGACACGCGCATTCATTGGATTGATGGTACTAATAGAGCTGTGTCAGACATACTTGCCCAGGCACTTGCTATCTGTACGGTATAG
- the miaB gene encoding tRNA (N6-isopentenyl adenosine(37)-C2)-methylthiotransferase MiaB: MFENTTFSITTFGCQMNKHDSERIAGLLESLGSIAVSSPAEADFSIFMTCCVREKADERLMGQVATMKNDAPRKGSPFGRRFVAIGGCIGQRDGEKLLTQLDNVDVVFGTHNMETLPQLLESAIEKGSRRAEIIDGRAEFHDELPEDREHPWAAWLPITVGCNNFCTFCIVPYVRGREISRPLDEIADQARAYVQQGVKEITLLGQNVNSYGRDLYGSPRFDAVLDAVAASGIERIRFATSHPKDLTDGVIERFATLPNLMPALHLPAQSGSNRILAAMNRRYTIEHYEGLIEKLRVVRPYIALSTDIIVGFPGETEDDFEQTCELVKRVGYNQVFTFIYSRRDGTPAARLPDDTPRSVIQERFDRLVSIVREGALARNRLSLDRTMPVLIEGISKRNASMMAGKSPYNQTVHLPLPAGTSLQQWEGTIVTAHIEEARTWYLRGSMQS; encoded by the coding sequence ATGTTCGAAAATACTACGTTTTCCATTACCACCTTTGGCTGTCAGATGAATAAACACGATTCGGAGCGGATCGCTGGCCTGCTAGAATCGCTTGGCTCTATTGCGGTGTCTTCGCCGGCCGAAGCTGATTTTTCCATTTTCATGACCTGTTGCGTACGTGAAAAGGCAGATGAACGCCTGATGGGTCAAGTGGCAACCATGAAAAATGATGCGCCGCGCAAAGGAAGTCCTTTTGGTCGGCGCTTTGTTGCAATTGGCGGTTGCATCGGTCAGCGTGACGGCGAAAAACTCCTCACTCAGTTAGACAATGTTGATGTTGTTTTCGGCACACATAACATGGAAACGCTTCCGCAACTTCTTGAGTCAGCGATTGAGAAAGGCTCGCGGCGCGCTGAGATTATTGATGGGCGAGCGGAATTTCACGATGAGCTGCCTGAAGATCGCGAGCATCCCTGGGCGGCATGGCTTCCGATAACGGTTGGCTGTAATAACTTCTGTACGTTTTGCATTGTGCCCTACGTGCGCGGTCGTGAAATAAGTCGACCGCTTGACGAAATTGCTGATCAGGCACGTGCCTATGTGCAGCAAGGCGTCAAAGAAATTACGTTGCTTGGGCAGAATGTTAACTCCTATGGCCGCGATCTCTATGGGTCGCCGCGGTTCGATGCAGTTCTTGATGCTGTTGCCGCTTCGGGTATTGAGCGCATTCGGTTTGCAACGAGCCATCCAAAAGATTTAACCGATGGCGTTATCGAGCGCTTTGCCACGCTGCCCAACCTTATGCCAGCTCTTCATCTTCCGGCGCAAAGTGGCTCTAATCGCATTCTTGCCGCCATGAATCGTCGCTATACCATAGAGCACTACGAGGGACTTATCGAAAAGTTACGTGTGGTACGACCCTATATTGCCTTGTCAACCGATATTATCGTTGGCTTTCCTGGCGAGACCGAGGACGATTTTGAACAGACCTGTGAATTAGTCAAACGGGTTGGATATAACCAGGTATTCACCTTTATATACAGCCGTCGTGACGGAACTCCTGCAGCACGCTTGCCTGATGATACGCCGCGTTCGGTTATTCAAGAGCGCTTTGATCGGTTGGTTAGTATTGTTCGAGAGGGGGCGCTTGCACGCAATCGTTTGTCGCTTGATCGCACGATGCCTGTTTTAATTGAAGGAATAAGCAAACGCAATGCGTCGATGATGGCAGGAAAAAGCCCTTATAACCAAACGGTGCATCTTCCCCTTCCGGCGGGTACTTCCTTGCAGCAGTGGGAAGGCACCATTGTTACTGCGCATATTGAAGAAGCACGCACGTGGTATCTACGGGGAAGTATGCAGTCGTGA
- a CDS encoding stage V sporulation protein S, whose translation MPQPLEDSRQTGFLKVSSKSSPASVAGAIAGMVKDDVSVEIQSVGAGAVNQAVKAIAISRGFLSPIGIEIACIPSFADIVIDGEYRTAIKFTVLPLDNQAVQLSLDLTQ comes from the coding sequence GTGCCGCAGCCCTTGGAAGACTCTCGTCAGACGGGCTTTCTCAAAGTCTCGTCTAAATCTTCTCCCGCGTCAGTGGCAGGAGCAATTGCTGGCATGGTCAAAGATGATGTGTCGGTTGAAATACAGTCGGTTGGCGCTGGAGCGGTTAATCAGGCGGTTAAAGCAATTGCTATTTCGCGGGGCTTTTTATCGCCTATTGGCATTGAAATTGCCTGTATACCAAGCTTTGCTGATATCGTTATCGACGGTGAATATCGCACTGCCATTAAATTCACGGTTCTACCATTAGATAATCAGGCAGTACAACTATCTCTTGATCTTACTCAATAA
- a CDS encoding ATP-binding protein, translating to MSESDLSDFIEAVTGDTHLRVEDDLGCGFVRLRSAEAERRQAKHDIRGTEDIVIEMLRNARDAHAKLIFVAISRTESTRRITMIDDGDGVPDELQETIFEARVTSKLDSVHMDTWGIHGRGMALYAIKMNAAQAFVAASTLAGGSSFVVETDLGNLPEKRDQSAHPQFSFTESGTLTVRGPKNINRVIAEFAYLDRAACSVYAGSPIEIAATLWQYGRAVLSQNTIAFCSDAQTIAPAQRLACAAEPEEFAEIARTIGLELSSRSARRIMDGEVQPLLPVLDTISIERSDGVAPQKKTGSSHQRKPKITPATVLAAGDERHLRLSADDKSRFKEALLRAWAPLARAYYLDPNIGIDIKVKGDRIEASFPVILQ from the coding sequence ATGTCTGAATCTGATCTCTCAGATTTTATTGAAGCGGTAACGGGCGATACCCACTTGCGGGTCGAAGATGATCTTGGATGTGGTTTCGTCCGTCTCCGTTCTGCTGAAGCTGAGCGTCGTCAAGCCAAGCATGACATCCGTGGTACGGAAGATATTGTCATCGAAATGCTGCGCAATGCGCGTGATGCGCACGCCAAGCTGATCTTTGTTGCCATCTCACGCACTGAATCAACGCGTCGCATTACGATGATTGACGACGGCGATGGGGTGCCTGACGAACTCCAAGAAACAATCTTTGAAGCACGCGTCACAAGTAAGCTTGATAGCGTTCACATGGATACTTGGGGCATTCACGGACGCGGTATGGCGCTCTATGCCATCAAAATGAATGCGGCACAGGCATTTGTTGCAGCATCAACGCTTGCCGGCGGTTCTTCATTTGTTGTTGAAACTGATCTTGGAAACCTTCCTGAAAAACGCGATCAAAGTGCCCATCCGCAGTTTTCTTTTACGGAATCTGGAACACTAACGGTGCGCGGTCCCAAGAACATCAATCGAGTCATCGCTGAATTTGCATATCTCGACCGTGCCGCCTGTTCAGTCTATGCTGGCTCACCCATCGAGATCGCTGCGACGCTCTGGCAGTATGGTCGTGCCGTGCTCTCGCAAAATACGATTGCCTTTTGCTCTGATGCACAGACTATTGCACCTGCTCAACGTCTTGCGTGCGCGGCAGAGCCGGAAGAGTTTGCTGAAATTGCACGTACTATCGGTCTGGAGCTGTCTTCTCGCAGCGCACGGCGCATTATGGATGGCGAAGTACAGCCGCTTCTTCCTGTGCTGGATACCATTAGCATTGAACGCAGTGATGGTGTGGCTCCTCAAAAGAAAACGGGTAGTTCTCATCAGAGGAAACCCAAAATCACTCCCGCTACGGTGCTCGCTGCGGGCGATGAACGCCACCTGCGGCTTTCTGCTGATGATAAGAGTCGTTTCAAAGAAGCCTTACTTCGCGCTTGGGCGCCGCTCGCGCGCGCGTATTATCTCGATCCGAATATTGGCATTGATATTAAGGTAAAAGGCGATCGCATCGAAGCTTCTTTTCCTGTGATACTCCAGTAG
- the rny gene encoding ribonuclease Y yields MSEIILIVAIVIAIAAIVAVIVMRQSTQKSQHRSEEEARTLLEDARRQADALRREAEIEAKDEALKLRQSVELEKADRLKEVRAAEDRLNQREKSLDHRSDSLDAREHQLSSMQGQVEKRNRDLQESERELQQRRDNLDEEYEQVNRKLESVAGMTADEAKDELLNNLKDGLAHESAAIIRESEARTKAEADKTAREILSLAIQRVAADHAAEVTVSTIHIPSDELKGRIIGREGRNIRSFEQLTGTNLIIDDTPECVTISCFDPVRREIGRVTMENLVADGRIHPARIEEMFKKAEKLVDQRVQEAGEQAAFDTGMHDLHPELVHTLGRLRYRTSYGQNVLNHSLEVAYIAGVIASELGIDPITAKRAGLLHDIGKAVDHEVEGGHAVIGADLARRFGERPEIVHAIEAHHNDVEPNSVLDVIIQAADAVSAARPGARKETLDAYVKRLEKLEEIANAHKGVERTYAIQAGREVRVMVKPEEVDEAATTVLAHDIAQQIENEMQYPGQVKVVVIRESRAVDIAK; encoded by the coding sequence ATGTCTGAAATCATCCTCATTGTTGCAATTGTTATTGCGATTGCGGCAATTGTGGCCGTCATCGTCATGCGCCAAAGCACCCAAAAGTCACAGCATCGTTCTGAAGAAGAAGCACGTACGCTCTTAGAAGATGCACGACGACAAGCAGACGCGCTTCGACGTGAAGCTGAAATCGAAGCAAAGGACGAGGCGTTAAAACTCCGACAGTCGGTCGAATTAGAAAAGGCCGATCGCCTTAAGGAAGTGCGTGCAGCAGAAGACCGCCTAAACCAACGTGAAAAATCACTTGACCACCGAAGCGATTCGCTTGATGCACGAGAACATCAGCTTTCAAGCATGCAAGGTCAGGTGGAAAAGCGTAATCGCGATTTACAGGAAAGCGAACGCGAACTTCAACAACGTCGCGATAACCTCGATGAAGAATATGAGCAAGTTAATCGTAAGCTCGAATCTGTTGCGGGTATGACTGCTGACGAAGCGAAAGATGAATTGCTCAATAATCTTAAGGACGGACTCGCTCATGAGTCTGCTGCCATCATCCGTGAATCGGAGGCGCGCACAAAAGCAGAAGCTGATAAGACAGCTCGTGAAATCCTTTCACTTGCTATTCAACGCGTTGCTGCTGACCATGCTGCCGAGGTAACAGTGTCGACAATTCACATCCCCTCTGATGAACTCAAGGGTCGCATTATTGGGCGTGAAGGACGCAATATTCGTTCATTCGAGCAACTCACAGGCACTAATCTCATTATTGATGACACCCCAGAATGTGTGACTATCAGCTGTTTCGACCCGGTACGGCGTGAAATTGGCCGCGTAACGATGGAAAACCTTGTCGCCGATGGTCGTATTCATCCAGCTCGTATCGAAGAAATGTTTAAGAAGGCTGAAAAGCTTGTTGACCAGCGTGTCCAAGAAGCGGGAGAGCAAGCGGCATTCGACACAGGTATGCACGATCTTCATCCTGAACTCGTCCATACGCTCGGACGTTTACGCTATCGTACAAGCTACGGACAGAATGTCCTCAACCATAGTCTTGAGGTTGCCTATATTGCTGGCGTGATCGCTTCTGAACTTGGTATTGATCCCATTACGGCGAAGCGCGCAGGACTTTTGCATGACATCGGCAAAGCGGTCGACCATGAAGTTGAGGGCGGTCATGCGGTTATTGGTGCTGATTTAGCTCGACGCTTCGGTGAACGTCCCGAGATCGTACATGCTATTGAAGCTCATCATAACGACGTCGAACCGAATAGCGTGCTGGATGTCATTATTCAAGCGGCTGACGCTGTTTCAGCAGCCCGTCCTGGTGCTCGTAAAGAAACGCTCGACGCGTACGTTAAGCGTCTCGAAAAGCTTGAGGAAATCGCCAATGCGCACAAAGGTGTTGAGCGCACCTATGCTATTCAGGCTGGTCGTGAAGTGCGTGTTATGGTTAAACCTGAAGAAGTTGACGAAGCCGCTACCACCGTACTTGCTCACGATATCGCGCAGCAGATCGAAAATGAAATGCAGTATCCCGGCCAGGTGAAGGTCGTGGTTATTCGCGAGAGTCGTGCAGTCGACATCGCAAAGTAG
- a CDS encoding regulatory protein RecX, which translates to MDVNQFNSAFACFDPDEHCTRQRKNSSRRSNRRRSGSRRARYAHTANGSIRATRFSSSDQDNLDSNDTSPTQPTKPAFDRIVQLCTLRDRSCFELRERLKRDGYDTEDIEAALARCCACGLVNDIRFAESYIRAHVAQGKGSRTIAQFLAMQDIAVESLKGWPDAFGLSSEDQMKRAYQLLCTRPPHARDMRQAAWRKLISRGFPPDAAARAVRQWANEALYSESSNSVTSSN; encoded by the coding sequence ATGGACGTTAATCAGTTCAACTCGGCGTTTGCCTGCTTCGACCCTGACGAGCACTGTACTCGACAGCGAAAAAATAGTAGTCGTCGGAGTAATCGCCGACGGTCTGGCTCTCGTCGGGCACGGTATGCGCATACTGCAAACGGGAGTATTCGTGCTACCAGATTCTCTTCGAGTGATCAGGACAATCTTGATTCGAATGATACGTCACCCACACAGCCGACTAAACCAGCTTTCGATCGTATTGTGCAGCTCTGTACTTTGCGCGATCGATCCTGTTTTGAATTGCGCGAGCGCTTGAAACGTGACGGCTACGATACCGAAGATATAGAAGCTGCACTGGCACGTTGTTGTGCCTGTGGATTGGTTAATGACATACGGTTTGCGGAATCCTATATACGTGCCCATGTGGCCCAAGGAAAAGGCTCACGCACGATCGCACAGTTTCTTGCCATGCAGGATATAGCCGTCGAGAGTCTTAAGGGATGGCCTGATGCGTTTGGATTGTCGTCAGAAGATCAAATGAAACGGGCGTATCAGCTTCTCTGTACGCGTCCACCACATGCACGAGATATGCGTCAAGCCGCTTGGCGCAAACTCATTTCACGCGGATTTCCACCGGATGCGGCTGCTCGAGCGGTTCGCCAGTGGGCGAATGAAGCATTGTATTCAGAAAGCTCTAACTCTGTGACAAGTTCAAACTAA
- the recA gene encoding recombinase RecA, which translates to MAQSNEKEKMLKITTDQIEQRFGRGTIMKLGENDHSLEVGVIPTGALPLDAALGIGGVPRGRIIEIYGPESSGKTTLALHILAEAQALGGIAAFIDAEHALDPVYAARLGVDVDDLLISQPDTGEQALEICDMLVRSGAIDCVIIDSVAALVPRAEIEGEIGETTVGLQARLMSQALRKLAGSLSRSNTTCIFINQLREKIGIMFGNPETTTGGRALKFFSSVRIDVRRCDYVKLNGETIGNRVRAKVVKNKVAPPFRQAEFDLIYGEGISKTGCILDMAVECGIAKKSGAWYTYGEERLGQGREAAKHTLEEHPDLREEIEAKVREEYEIALPDQVASAEVTPVPKPTKKR; encoded by the coding sequence ATGGCTCAGTCCAACGAAAAAGAAAAGATGCTCAAGATCACTACCGATCAAATAGAGCAGCGATTCGGTCGCGGCACCATCATGAAACTCGGTGAAAATGATCATAGCCTTGAAGTGGGCGTTATTCCTACTGGTGCATTACCGCTCGATGCAGCGCTTGGCATTGGGGGTGTACCACGTGGACGCATCATTGAAATCTACGGCCCAGAATCAAGTGGTAAGACAACCTTAGCGCTTCATATTCTTGCAGAAGCCCAGGCACTTGGCGGTATTGCCGCATTTATTGATGCCGAACATGCACTTGACCCGGTCTATGCAGCTCGTCTTGGCGTTGATGTTGACGATCTATTGATCAGTCAGCCTGATACCGGTGAGCAAGCGCTTGAAATATGCGACATGCTCGTGCGCAGCGGTGCGATCGATTGTGTGATTATCGACTCGGTAGCAGCGTTGGTTCCCCGCGCCGAAATCGAAGGCGAGATTGGGGAAACAACCGTCGGTCTTCAGGCGCGTCTTATGAGTCAAGCACTGCGTAAGCTTGCTGGATCACTTTCACGATCCAATACAACCTGTATTTTCATCAATCAATTACGTGAAAAAATTGGCATTATGTTTGGCAATCCCGAAACTACAACCGGCGGTCGTGCGCTTAAGTTCTTCAGTAGTGTACGCATTGATGTTCGTCGGTGTGACTACGTCAAACTTAATGGCGAAACGATCGGTAACCGCGTGCGGGCAAAGGTGGTAAAGAATAAAGTTGCACCACCATTTCGTCAGGCCGAATTTGATCTGATATACGGTGAAGGCATCTCAAAAACTGGCTGCATCTTAGATATGGCTGTTGAGTGTGGTATCGCTAAGAAAAGTGGTGCCTGGTACACGTATGGTGAAGAGCGTCTTGGCCAAGGTCGTGAAGCCGCAAAACACACGCTTGAAGAACATCCTGATTTACGCGAGGAAATTGAAGCGAAGGTGCGCGAAGAGTATGAGATTGCGCTTCCCGACCAGGTTGCTTCAGCCGAGGTAACCCCCGTGCCAAAGCCGACGAAAAAGCGGTAA
- the pgsA gene encoding CDP-diacylglycerol--glycerol-3-phosphate 3-phosphatidyltransferase, which produces MSKRSDEVDTLWTPANKVTLLRILLIPVFVVAIVSPWPDWLNAWPDAATWKPWVAAGVFALISVTDSIDGYLARSRNEVTALGKFMDPLADKILVAAALLALIELGSLPSWPALIILAREFIVSGIRMVAASRGVVIAASWYGKAKTVLQIVAILLFIIKSSQPIASSTAFYVLSWTVMVAALILTIVSMLDYLMKAVEVMGFTAATTTEEVTSLGSGTESVSFDAACDTSKITYTAGSIGESDQANKTADSTDNRNKTTDTAGSIDENDILVPACFEEQITHLATQVIRLAGNHVQLATAESCTGGLIGAALTSIPGSSASVVGGAITYSNEMKQQLLGVKAATLVEYGAVSREVACQMASGARTQMGADIAVSVTGIAGPGGAVKGKPVGTVWLALAQADGVQAYEEHFKGTRAEVRAQTVIRALQLIEAALSQ; this is translated from the coding sequence ATGTCTAAGCGCAGCGACGAAGTAGATACACTCTGGACACCAGCCAATAAGGTAACACTGCTGAGAATCTTGCTGATACCGGTATTTGTTGTTGCTATTGTGAGTCCTTGGCCCGATTGGCTTAATGCGTGGCCTGATGCAGCGACTTGGAAACCATGGGTTGCAGCTGGTGTGTTCGCTCTTATATCTGTGACCGATTCAATCGACGGATACCTCGCACGCAGTCGCAATGAGGTTACGGCACTCGGTAAATTTATGGATCCGCTCGCAGATAAGATACTTGTCGCTGCAGCCTTGCTTGCTCTGATAGAGCTGGGATCACTGCCGTCGTGGCCAGCGCTTATCATTTTGGCGCGGGAATTTATTGTATCCGGTATTCGTATGGTGGCTGCCAGCAGGGGCGTAGTTATTGCAGCAAGCTGGTATGGGAAGGCAAAAACTGTCCTGCAAATTGTGGCTATTCTTCTTTTCATTATTAAAAGCAGTCAGCCTATTGCCAGCAGCACCGCTTTCTATGTGCTGTCGTGGACGGTGATGGTGGCGGCATTGATTTTGACGATTGTATCAATGCTCGATTACCTGATGAAAGCAGTGGAAGTCATGGGCTTTACAGCGGCTACTACAACAGAAGAAGTCACGTCATTAGGGTCTGGTACTGAATCTGTTTCTTTTGATGCGGCGTGCGATACCAGCAAAATAACCTATACTGCAGGCAGTATAGGTGAAAGTGATCAGGCAAACAAAACCGCTGATAGTACGGATAATCGGAACAAGACAACCGATACTGCAGGCAGTATAGATGAAAACGACATTCTCGTTCCCGCTTGTTTTGAAGAACAGATCACCCACCTTGCTACGCAGGTTATTAGACTTGCGGGGAATCACGTGCAGCTTGCAACGGCTGAAAGTTGTACGGGTGGGCTTATTGGTGCTGCTCTTACATCTATTCCAGGCTCTTCCGCGTCGGTTGTTGGTGGGGCAATCACCTATTCAAACGAAATGAAACAACAACTGCTTGGCGTCAAAGCTGCCACTCTTGTCGAATATGGGGCAGTCAGCCGCGAAGTAGCCTGTCAAATGGCATCTGGTGCGCGCACGCAAATGGGTGCCGATATTGCTGTTTCAGTTACTGGCATCGCTGGGCCAGGTGGTGCGGTAAAAGGCAAGCCAGTGGGAACCGTTTGGCTTGCGCTTGCGCAGGCAGACGGGGTTCAAGCGTACGAGGAACATTTCAAGGGCACTCGCGCCGAGGTACGGGCACAAACCGTTATTCGGGCACTCCAATTAATAGAAGCAGCACTCAGTCAGTAG
- the rimO gene encoding 30S ribosomal protein S12 methylthiotransferase RimO yields the protein MQEITAGTDTRSSQADKGVQGNLNAATAPNKSIHKDVWGTSRIPNACIITMGCAKNEVDSAKMRGQLQEGGWSVINDPTAADVIIVNTCSFIQAATEESLETIFEVADLKRVRSGQAKIVVAGCMPARYGDDLSDSLTEASRFVPCSKEDDILSVVDELIDRPKSSYAPGASSIPVVASSDPLYSAYVKISDGCDRFCSYCTIPFIRGRYHSFTFEVIEAEVTRCIDSGAREIVLIAQDTGRWGQDFDQPSTLACLMARLAELHPDTWFRVMYLQPEGVTDELLAAMASHDNICSYLDIPFQHADERLLTSMNRRGSRAGYQTLIEHVRSCVPGITLRTTMIAGYPGERDEDFEEMLEFIDEADLDYVGVFAYSQEEGTRAARLSDQVDEAIKQERAQRLRDVADAHSQMRVAKRIGSTMDVLVLGCEEDGRLIGRAQCQAPDVDGVVYLDHGQVGEIVQVDITDTFLYEMEGECHV from the coding sequence ATGCAAGAAATAACAGCAGGTACAGATACCCGTAGCAGTCAGGCTGATAAAGGTGTTCAGGGTAATTTGAACGCTGCAACTGCTCCAAACAAGTCGATACACAAAGATGTTTGGGGAACTTCTCGCATACCCAATGCCTGCATCATCACGATGGGATGCGCAAAAAACGAAGTTGATTCAGCCAAGATGCGCGGCCAACTCCAAGAAGGTGGTTGGTCTGTTATTAACGACCCTACCGCAGCTGATGTGATTATCGTCAATACCTGCTCATTCATACAAGCAGCCACTGAAGAAAGTCTTGAAACTATTTTCGAGGTTGCTGATCTGAAACGTGTCCGTTCAGGGCAAGCGAAGATTGTCGTTGCTGGCTGCATGCCAGCACGCTATGGGGATGATCTTTCCGATTCTCTTACTGAAGCAAGTCGGTTTGTTCCCTGCAGTAAAGAAGATGATATTCTTTCGGTTGTCGACGAGCTGATAGATCGACCGAAATCGTCGTATGCGCCGGGTGCTTCATCCATTCCCGTTGTCGCTTCTTCCGATCCGCTGTACAGCGCCTATGTCAAGATATCGGATGGATGTGACCGCTTTTGCAGCTACTGCACTATTCCTTTTATTCGTGGTCGCTATCATAGTTTTACCTTTGAGGTAATCGAGGCAGAAGTAACGCGTTGTATCGATTCGGGTGCACGTGAAATTGTTCTTATTGCTCAAGATACCGGACGATGGGGACAGGATTTTGACCAGCCTTCAACACTAGCTTGCTTGATGGCTCGTCTTGCCGAGCTACATCCTGACACGTGGTTTCGCGTGATGTATCTGCAACCTGAAGGGGTAACTGACGAACTTCTTGCTGCTATGGCATCGCACGATAATATTTGCTCTTACCTGGATATTCCTTTTCAGCATGCCGACGAGCGTCTTTTGACCTCGATGAATCGGCGGGGGAGTCGCGCTGGGTATCAAACGCTTATCGAGCACGTACGTTCTTGTGTGCCGGGTATTACCCTGCGCACCACCATGATCGCTGGTTACCCGGGTGAACGCGACGAAGACTTTGAAGAAATGCTTGAATTCATCGACGAAGCAGATCTCGACTATGTTGGTGTGTTTGCGTACTCGCAGGAAGAGGGAACGCGAGCCGCGCGGCTTTCTGACCAGGTTGACGAAGCCATCAAACAAGAGCGCGCACAGCGCCTGCGTGATGTGGCTGATGCTCATTCGCAGATGCGAGTTGCCAAGCGCATTGGAAGCACGATGGATGTCTTAGTGCTTGGCTGTGAAGAAGACGGACGACTTATTGGTCGAGCGCAGTGTCAAGCGCCAGATGTTGATGGTGTCGTCTACCTTGATCACGGGCAGGTGGGTGAGATCGTTCAGGTGGATATTACCGATACGTTCCTCTATGAAATGGAGGGCGAATGTCATGTCTAA